From the Candidatus Nanopelagicus hibericus genome, the window CGCAAAGACTTGGTGCGATCAAATTAGGTATTTCAGATTCGCAACCATTCCTCGGACGCGATTACGGTCATCAACGAGATTACTCAGAAAGTATTGCAGCGGTTGTAGATAGTGAAATCAGAGAGATGATTGAGAACGCCCATCAAGAAGCCTTTGACGTATTAGTAGCAAACCGAGAAATCTTAGACAATTTAGTAGATGAGTTATTAGAGAAGGAAACTCTTAATAAAGAGGAGATTGCAACGATATTTAAAAAAGTGAAGAAAGTTAAGCCAAGGCCGCCATGGACAGGCTCTGACTCTAGAATCCCTTCTAATCAGCCACCAGTCGCACTAAAGCCCGCAAAAATTAAAGTGGTGGAGGAAGATAAAGTGATTAAAAAAGCAGTTAATAAAAAGAGTGACAAAGAGATTAGTAAAGATGTAAATGAGTGATATCAACTCCGTATCAATGGGACCCCACGATGGTGGTGCCAAAAAGGAGTTTGACCAAGCGCGGGCGGAAAAAGCAGTAACAGAGTTATTACATGCACTCGGTGAAGATCCAACTCGGGATGGCTTAAAAGATACGCCAAAGCGGGTAGCAAAAGCATTAGCTGAGAACTTTGCTGGGCTTTGGTTAAAACCAGAGGATGTTTTAACAACCATATTTGATATCGGCCATAAAGAATTAGTAATTGTCAGGGAGATTGAAGTTTTCTCCCATTGCGAACACCACCTGACACCATTTCATGGTGTTGCCCATATTGGGTACATTCCAGGTGAGAGCGGAAGAATTACTGGTATTTCAAAACTTGCTCGCATTGTTGATCTGTATGCTCGCAGGCCCCAGGTGCAAGAAAGATTAACCTCACAGATTGCCGATGCTTTGGTTGAGATATTGCAACCAGGGGGTGTGATTGTGATTATCGATTGTGAACACTTATGCATGTCCATGCGCGGTGTTAGAAAATCTCAAGCTCGCACAACAACTAGCGCAGTTCGTGGCCAATTATTAAATCCAACAACTAGAGCTGAAGCTATCTCACTAATAAATCAAAGTAGATAATCATGAGCCGCACCTTAGTGATGGGAATTTTAAATATTACTCCTGATTCATTTGCGGATGGTGGTAAGTATTTATCAAAAGCAGATGCAATCTCACAAGGACGACGATTAATTGCCGAGGGCGCAGACATTATTGATATTGGTGGTGAATCAACCAGACCAGGTGCTGAGCGGGTTAGTGAAGAGACGGAACTGGAAAGAGTAATTCCAGTGGTAACTGAATTAGTTAAAGATGGTGCGGTTATAAGCGTTGACACAATGCGTGCAGAGGTTGCAAAACAAGGGATTGCGTCAGGTGCCACATATATTAATGATGTAAGCGGTGGCCTAGCCGATGAAAAAATGGCAAAAGTAATTGCTAGCAATCAAAAAGTGCAGTACATAGCAATGCATTGGCGTGGTCATTCAAAAGAGATGCAAAAACAAGCACTCTATGAAAATGTGGTCACTGAGGTAAAAGATGAGCTAGATGATCGGGTTACAAGCTTATTGAAATCTGGTGTTTCACCAGAACAAATAATTTTAGATCCTGGAATTGGTTTTGCTAAAGAGAGCGAACATAATTGGCAAATATTAAAAAACATTGAACGTTTTCAAATGCTTGGATACCCAATATTGGTAGGTGTATCGCGCAAAAGATTTTTAGGTGAACTGGTAAATGCTAAAGAGCCTGATAAACGGGAGGCAGCAACGATTGCATTAACTGCTGAGTTGGCAAGAGTTAAGGTGTGGGCAGTTAGAACACACGCGGTCAAAGCGCACCAAGATGCAATATCAGTTATTGAAAGGCTTCGTAAATGAGTGATTTGATAAAAGTAATAGGCATTAGTGCCAAAGGATTTCATGGTGTATTTGCAAGTGAGCAAAGACGTGGCCAGAGATTTGTAGTTGATATCGAACTCAGCTTGCCGCTAAAAAATCTTAATGATGACTTGAGTAAAACTGTTAACTACGCTGAAGTGGCTCAAATTGCATACGATCAAATTACCGCTAAACCAGTGCAATTAATTGAAACCTTGGCAGATAATATTGCCAAACTTGTATTGAAAGAGTTTAAAAAAGTTAAAACAGTGAAAGTGATAGTTCATAAACCAAAAGCGCCAATAGCTTTGAAGTTTAAGGATGTAGTAGTTGAGGTAGTCAGAAGTAGATGAAGGCGGTTATTTCGCTAGGCTCAAATCTTGAAAACCGAAAACTTAACTTAGAGATTGCCATAACAAATATTGAACAAATTCTAAATAATTTAGTGGTATCACCATTCATTCAGACCAAACCAGTTGGTGGCCCACCGCAAGGTGACTTCTTAAATGCAGTGGTAATTGGTGAGTGTGATTTAGCAGCTGAATTATTACTTACTAAATTATTAGAAATTGAGGACCAAATGGGTAGGGTAAGGCAGATTAAGTGGGGACCAAGGATTATTGATTTAGATCTTATTGTTTATGGTGATCAGATAATTGACTCAGAGTTTCTAAAGCTGCCACATCCGCTTGCACAGTCAAGATCCTTTGTTCTATCACCTTGGTTAGAGATTGATCCAGATGGTGAAATACCAGGTGTAGGTGCGATAAAAACTCTTTTGGCATCTATTCAAAGCTCGAGTTAAACTTATCCTCTAGCCCGGTACCCGGAAAGGACTGGAGCCATGATTGAAGTGCTTAAATCTGCTGATGATTTGGCGCGCCAAAATTGTGATGTGTTGGTGCCAACCATGGGTGCACTTCATGCTGGTCATGAATCATTAATTAAACTGGCGAAAACAAAAGGTGATCAAGTAATTGTTAGTATTTTTGTAAATCCACTTCAGTTTGAAAATAAAGAGGATTTACTTAATTATCCGAAGACAATTGACTTAGATTTAAAAATTGCCGCTGTGGCGGGTGCATCGGCAGTTTTTTTACCCGAGGAATCTTTAATTTATCCAACCGGGTATAAAACAATTGAGGCAGGTGGTGTCGGTGAGATATATGAGGGCAAATCTAGGCCCGGTCACTTCTCTGGTGTATTAACTGTAGTAAATCGGCTGTTTGACTTAGTTAAGCCAAAATATGCAATTTTTGGTGAGAAAGACTTTCAACAATTGTTTTTGATAAAACAAATGGTAAGAAAACTATCGCTACCAGTTGAGATACTGAATGCCCCAACTATTAGAGATGCCAATGGGGTTGCACTCTCTTCTAGAAATTCAAAGTTGGATAATGATGGAATTAAGGTAGCTTCGGTAATTTATAGAACACTATTGCTGGGTAACTTAGGAAAAGCTAAACAAGTCATAAAATCTGAACCAAGGTTTAAACTGGATTATCTAGAGATGATTGATGCGAATACCTTTGATTTAGCCAAGGAAGATACTGAGAACAAGCGCTTAATTATCGCCGGTTGGATAAATCAGGTGCGATTGATCGACAATATGGCTATGGGAAGTAAGTAATGAGGCTCTTAACGGGCAAGCCAGGCTGGAGCACATCAGCTGATGTAATTGTAATTGGCTCAGGAGTTGCCGGTTTGACTACTGCGCTAAATCTTCGCTCTTATGGTTTGTCAGTTTTACTAGTTACTAAAGCAAGAATTGATGAAGGTTCAACTAAGTGGGCGCAAGGTGGAATTGCTGCCGCACTTGGTCCAGGTGATACGCCTGATCAACATAAGAAAGATACTTTGGCTGCTGGTGCTGGATTGTGCGACATAAAAGCTGTTGATGTTTTAGTTTCAGAAGGACCTGAAGCGGTAAGAAAATTAATTGCACAAGGTGCGGTTTTTGATAAGTCAGAGACTGGTGAGATTGCATTAACCAGAGAGGGTGGACACCTTCGTAACCGCATACTTCATGCTGGCGGTGATGCTACCGGCGCAGAGGTTTCCAGAGCACTACTTGCTGCAGTAAGAGGTGATACTGGTATTGAAATTATTGAACACGCATTAGCAATTGACGCATTAAAGAGTATTAGTGGCGAGGTTTGTGGAGTAACACTGCATGTGATTGGGGCAGGAAGTCGAGACGGGGTTGGCCGGGCGTTAGCTAAAGCGGTAGTTGTAGCAACTGGTGGTTTGGGTCAGGTCTATTCACAAACTACAAACCCTGCAGTTTCAACTGGTGATGGCGTGGCACTGGCGCTGCGGGCTGGTGCGAAGGTGGCAGATGTTGAGTTTGTGCAGTTTCATCCCACAGTTTTATGGCGAGATTTAGCAAATAGAGGGCAACAACCTTTAATCAGTGAGGCGGTTCGTGGTGAGGGCGCTGTTTTGTTAAATAACAAGAATGAGCAGTTTATGGTTGGCAAACACCCACAAGCTGATTTAGCACCACGAGATGTAGTGGCGATTGAGATATTTAATCAAATGCAAATTAGTGGCCAACCTTATGTTTGGTTGGATGCAACAAATATTTCAGATTTTACAAATAGATTTCCAACAATTTACGCCTCATGTATAGCAAATGGGATTGATCCAACAAAAGAGAGAATTCCAGTAGCCCCTGCCTCCCACTACGCATCTGGTGGAGTTTTAGTTGATTTAGATGGGCAATCTTCAGTGCCAGGACTTTATATATGTGGTGAATCAGCATGCACTGGTGCACATGGTGCTAATCGACTTGCTTCAAACTCTTTACTAGAAGGATTAGTTTTTGGTGCTCGTATTGCAGCTAAGTTAGCAAAAGAATTACCAAAGCAAGGTGAACCAGTGGAGGCAGGGAATTCTGTGCTGCTAGATCCAAAGATCTTATTACCGCTACAGATTTCGATGAGTGAAGGAGCGGGAGTTTTGCGCTCACAAACTTCACTGAAAAAAACTAGACAAACTTTGCAAGAGCTTTCTAAGTTAACCAGCACGGAGCCAAGAATCGAGGCGTGGGAGGCATCAAATCTTCATCTACTTGCGACTGCAATTGTTAAATCAGCATTGACGCGCACGGAATCAAGAGGATCTCATCGTCGCAGCGATTACCCACAATCTTCAGATCAATGGCTAAGTAGGATTGTCCAACAAGTCGATGCTGACGGTAATTGGAAAAGTGATGTGGAGGCGATCAAGTGAATCAGCTTCGCGAAAATATTAAAACTTTAGGGCTGTCGCCAAATCATATTTTCCAGCAAGTTAAAGATGCAATATCTGAAGATCTTGCAGGTGGGCAAGATGTGACCTCAGTTGCCACAATCTCAGAATCTTCTGTTGCAACTGCAGATTTTGTATCTAGAAGCAGTGGAGTTGTCAGTGGACTTCATGTAGCAGCTGCAGTACTTGAGTACTGTGGAATTAATCATTATGAGGTTTTAGTTGATGAAGGTGCAAAAATTTCAGCTGGCAAGGTGTTAATTACCGCCCAAGGAAATAGTAGAAAATTGTTATTAGCAGAGCGCAGTGCGCTAAATTTTCTATCCCATCTAAGTGGCATATCAACCCTCACCAACCAATGGGTAGCAGCAGTTAGCGGCACAAAGTGCCAAATAAGAGATACTAGAAAAACTACACCAGGGCTTCGACAGTTAGAAAAATTTGCAGTGCGAATGGGCGGTGGCGTAAATCATCGACTTGGACTATCACAAGCCGCGCTGATAAAAGATAATCACATTTTAG encodes:
- the folB gene encoding dihydroneopterin aldolase, which codes for MSDLIKVIGISAKGFHGVFASEQRRGQRFVVDIELSLPLKNLNDDLSKTVNYAEVAQIAYDQITAKPVQLIETLADNIAKLVLKEFKKVKTVKVIVHKPKAPIALKFKDVVVEVVRSR
- the folP gene encoding dihydropteroate synthase; its protein translation is MSRTLVMGILNITPDSFADGGKYLSKADAISQGRRLIAEGADIIDIGGESTRPGAERVSEETELERVIPVVTELVKDGAVISVDTMRAEVAKQGIASGATYINDVSGGLADEKMAKVIASNQKVQYIAMHWRGHSKEMQKQALYENVVTEVKDELDDRVTSLLKSGVSPEQIILDPGIGFAKESEHNWQILKNIERFQMLGYPILVGVSRKRFLGELVNAKEPDKREAATIALTAELARVKVWAVRTHAVKAHQDAISVIERLRK
- a CDS encoding L-aspartate oxidase; translation: MRLLTGKPGWSTSADVIVIGSGVAGLTTALNLRSYGLSVLLVTKARIDEGSTKWAQGGIAAALGPGDTPDQHKKDTLAAGAGLCDIKAVDVLVSEGPEAVRKLIAQGAVFDKSETGEIALTREGGHLRNRILHAGGDATGAEVSRALLAAVRGDTGIEIIEHALAIDALKSISGEVCGVTLHVIGAGSRDGVGRALAKAVVVATGGLGQVYSQTTNPAVSTGDGVALALRAGAKVADVEFVQFHPTVLWRDLANRGQQPLISEAVRGEGAVLLNNKNEQFMVGKHPQADLAPRDVVAIEIFNQMQISGQPYVWLDATNISDFTNRFPTIYASCIANGIDPTKERIPVAPASHYASGGVLVDLDGQSSVPGLYICGESACTGAHGANRLASNSLLEGLVFGARIAAKLAKELPKQGEPVEAGNSVLLDPKILLPLQISMSEGAGVLRSQTSLKKTRQTLQELSKLTSTEPRIEAWEASNLHLLATAIVKSALTRTESRGSHRRSDYPQSSDQWLSRIVQQVDADGNWKSDVEAIK
- the panC gene encoding pantoate--beta-alanine ligase; translated protein: MIEVLKSADDLARQNCDVLVPTMGALHAGHESLIKLAKTKGDQVIVSIFVNPLQFENKEDLLNYPKTIDLDLKIAAVAGASAVFLPEESLIYPTGYKTIEAGGVGEIYEGKSRPGHFSGVLTVVNRLFDLVKPKYAIFGEKDFQQLFLIKQMVRKLSLPVEILNAPTIRDANGVALSSRNSKLDNDGIKVASVIYRTLLLGNLGKAKQVIKSEPRFKLDYLEMIDANTFDLAKEDTENKRLIIAGWINQVRLIDNMAMGSK
- the nadC gene encoding carboxylating nicotinate-nucleotide diphosphorylase, with the translated sequence MNQLRENIKTLGLSPNHIFQQVKDAISEDLAGGQDVTSVATISESSVATADFVSRSSGVVSGLHVAAAVLEYCGINHYEVLVDEGAKISAGKVLITAQGNSRKLLLAERSALNFLSHLSGISTLTNQWVAAVSGTKCQIRDTRKTTPGLRQLEKFAVRMGGGVNHRLGLSQAALIKDNHILATGSISKAFTAIKKEFPGKEVEIEVDSIEQLKEALTLKPDLVLLDNMSVEQCAEAVALTAGLLPLEASGGITIDNAKSYAATGVNYLAVGALTHSAPALDIGLDFKRGK
- the folE gene encoding GTP cyclohydrolase I FolE; amino-acid sequence: MSDINSVSMGPHDGGAKKEFDQARAEKAVTELLHALGEDPTRDGLKDTPKRVAKALAENFAGLWLKPEDVLTTIFDIGHKELVIVREIEVFSHCEHHLTPFHGVAHIGYIPGESGRITGISKLARIVDLYARRPQVQERLTSQIADALVEILQPGGVIVIIDCEHLCMSMRGVRKSQARTTTSAVRGQLLNPTTRAEAISLINQSR
- the folK gene encoding 2-amino-4-hydroxy-6-hydroxymethyldihydropteridine diphosphokinase — its product is MKAVISLGSNLENRKLNLEIAITNIEQILNNLVVSPFIQTKPVGGPPQGDFLNAVVIGECDLAAELLLTKLLEIEDQMGRVRQIKWGPRIIDLDLIVYGDQIIDSEFLKLPHPLAQSRSFVLSPWLEIDPDGEIPGVGAIKTLLASIQSSS